GCGTATGAAGTGTCTTGCGGCGGCCTCGCTGCTAGTGCCCTGCGGTCCGAGGGTGCCCACAGCGGACACCAGGTCCGAGTCACGCAGGAGTGCCGTGAAGCTCAACAGCGTCATGCTTTGCTCCCTGCGGGCTGGCGATGTGGTGGGGCGGGGGTGCCGTCGGCTTCCGGGACGTTCACGGGAAGGCGCCATTCGGGATGGGCTCCGTCGGCATGCCGCGTGACCGCGTCGTAGAGGTCGGCGAGTCGGCGGGTGACCTCACCGACGGCGCCGTTTCCGATGACTCGGCCCGCGAGACCGACCACAGGGACCACGCCGTTGCCTGTGGAGGAGAGGAAGACCTCGTCAGCGGTGAACACGTCCGACGGGCTGAGCTCACGCTCAAGGACCTCCGTACCGGATTCCCGGCACAGCGTGATCAAGGTGTCCCTGGTGATGCCGGGCAGGATGTCGCTCGTACCGGGCGGCGTGAGGACCCGCCCGGCGGCCACGGCGAAGACGTTCGCGGTGGTCGCCTCGGCCACGTGTCCTGAGCCGTCCAGGAGCAGTGCGTCGTCGTAGCCGGCGGCACGGGCCTGGTCGGAGGCCAGCGCGCTGGTCACATAGCCACCTGTGATCTTGTGCTGGGTGGGCAGGCTGTCGCGGGGCGGACGCCGCCACGTGCTGAGTCCACAGCGTGCCTCCTTCGC
The genomic region above belongs to Streptomyces marianii and contains:
- a CDS encoding aminotransferase class IV, encoding MTTRHPDHTATGSQRRPAPRMGLGTWAYDRGEFVHAAEPRLPLSTQALHYGTGTFEGIRAYRSDRGSLQLFRVREHYERMLRACRVLRITDIPTEVEDLIAITVELIGRNNHDADVYIRPLAHKLALLPDTPPGVSLAGVSDGLSITTFGFPSYGIAKEARCGLSTWRRPPRDSLPTQHKITGGYVTSALASDQARAAGYDDALLLDGSGHVAEATTANVFAVAAGRVLTPPGTSDILPGITRDTLITLCRESGTEVLERELSPSDVFTADEVFLSSTGNGVVPVVGLAGRVIGNGAVGEVTRRLADLYDAVTRHADGAHPEWRLPVNVPEADGTPAPPHRQPAGSKA